The genome window ccattgGCATTAgctttagggcatgtttggctaagctttctgaaaaaacttattgacttattggctttttgaaaagtcataatctacaaaatgatgtttgacaatatgggtgtatgtgagaggaaaaaaccaataagtcaataagacACTCCATACTGACTTTTTCAAAACCCCAATAAGtctataagttgtttcaaaaaacataaccaaacatgctcttactgagcccaatacccatttattttaaaattaaataataatattaaaacattATGAAAGAACATATTTTTTCGAGCTCAAACAGTGTACATGAATTCTTATAGACGACTCTGTACACATGTATGAGATTTTtttactactattattattagttttattatttatcaaatatatataaatgtctccgtctttgatttgcatttacaagaaatatttattatatagtttaaattgttcaacccgtgtaacacacggggaactaacctagtttttttatatttgtttGATTTGATTTACGATTTGTAATATTTGATCCTTTTAGGTTTTGATTTATTATATTTCTATTTTTTATTCCATGTCatcatgttttaaaaaaaaagttaaataaatgCCATGTAGTCCTATGACCTGCTATTCAAGTAAAATATCTAGCATTAGAACACTAAAATAAAGTTGAATGATGTAATTGGAACAATAAATTTTATTAGTGATCTAATTGAAACACTCCTAAAACTTCATTACTATTATGtaactgatgaaacaatggttaaccgggcagggttaacacactggtctcgtcaagaagggttaatcccttcctctcggagatcgctggctgggtcaccggtggatgatctcctgcacaaggaaacaagccgtgactcgtaacaaggaggatggggtggggggtgctccttgttaccactctccggcgtgagaatcagtagtttgcttgggaagcaaagcaagatagtagtagtgagagagttgtgaagagatgcctcaaacctggtttggggtcggtatttatagccgaggagtgaaggaggagattgatggatgggctgacgacgagctgcaccgttgcaggtgtgtcagtctcgccggccgtgggggttacgccacgtcagcccattgctttaatagctctgacaggggactgtcgccggcgccacttgcctcgtggtgtcagccacttgcctggcgtgtcagtccacttgttggatatgcagggtgcggtgcgagccgcatcgctgcatgcggtaacgcctgaagttaccgcgtctcctacttgtgatcaagaaacacgcgagatgcggtgttggccgcatcatcatatgtggagactatttgctcgcttcccttgtcgtgacgaaaatggccatatgatgcggtgccagccgcatcgatatgttcatcttcttttgtacttgggtcaagctattcatcttcgaaccgaatgggttcgaaggatgtgaccgcatgggtgcggtttgcttactggtaggggtttgtttgatgcgggtaatggtcgttttgggaccataccccttcaagtccccccagtctagtgttgctaccttgtgcaagttgcacgtgggaggaacactggacttatggtgtaggaaggtagtttggcagtctggagaaaattctaggccagatcaaggtggtgatctggtaaaaaatccggctatgcctcttccgtgccggtgaaggggtttcgcttgatgcgaaattctcagccgttgcatgtcatcaggtgggttgccacctgttgttgtgttgaaggcctgttagggaccttcatagtaatgctgcccaaacttcgaaccaacctctgggatggtggttcgaaggtttgcacatgtttcgaacctcttggaggtggtttcttcttcgaaccatttgccagaatggtgcacgaagaagaaaagaaaagcttgttaaaccaacctttgcggtcgggtttggaggttttggatgttgtgttagaactttgctcaagttctatgttcagcatcctatgatgagatgaccatcccttttttgtggggtgttcgtgttcgtcttgatagctctcaagtaaccgtacgttctttgcggttacttcgttgcgtcattgttggccctgtttggtcgaacaatgtggatctaaactatgggtaaataaacatggtcataggcaaggggatgcccatcggtgtttattccatgcgatccattggtaggtaaacaaagtcctaagcagacttgttaccgcggtccgttggcaggtaaacaaagtcataggcagacttgttaccgctgttcggacacttgctgcttgataagtgcttgtttagagcatgtatctgcgttctttctggagccactttccttcacgctccaataccgagtttataacgaggtcgcctcgttcggtgatgtggagtgagctttgctcttccgtagcaaccactctgcggaagctatgattatgtctgtagctcttcatgggtgtctgcgatgttgcagtcccattttcgctcaaagtgtgcttgttgcacggatgtaactcttgaaggttcaggagtcagggttgctgatgtgcgggcgcgtagattccgttccttcttttttctgaagaagttgttcatgcaccctctgtggttgtgaaccggacaggagggatttgaagcttgaagagaatgaaggcaatgcgctttgcctgttcctgagatgcggttcagtccaaagaacaacactggttctgagcatctgacacatctgaatgggttcatgtgtgtcacttccgcatatttcacgtgtgctcgtgagtgatgcggaaaaggtaatatatccctttatagtatagatagatatatttctacctattttttagggtatataaaaaaacgacatgcggtatgggttatggtgcggtaaaccagaaaaaccgcatgccgcttatgttttttggataatgttgtcgctttttcttgcctacgtggcttgatcgcacgtgtgagttggtagaagttggtgagacgtttctgcatgtgctgaaatgaaaggacatttgcactgcccgaggcattaaatgcactgtagcagggagtgtaaacgtcttctttgtcaggcgcgtgggcggccacgcgcgcgtgataaccgtcagcgaaaacggcgctcgacacgtgttgttgcaagatacgctctttttgaacgtgatgatttgctttctccctccgcattaattgcgatgggtatataaggggaaaaccgttcgtggtttcctcTCACTTGgtcgaaaattcaaaaaatttgccgtttGAGAGAAAGTTGTCATCTGTCTTCTCCAACGATTctttctgaaattccggtgaggtttctagtgtttctgttcaccatcttctgtttctttgatatttttgatggctgaaccatctagtccacacaatgtggagggtgaaaaccctgaacggCCTTTAGTggccgaagaagaagaagatggaaCTGCCGGTAGTGGATTACCGGCGCTGAAGTGGACCAGGAAAAGCTTTGATCGCCTTATGCTTGAGGTCCAAATGCCCTCTGAGTATGGGGCTCGGTACCCATCagagggtgatactggtgccgacgctccggccggttatgtgaccatgtggtCCGATTTCTTCGGAGATTGTAACCTCCGATTAccgttgacggtgtttgttgtggatatcttggagtggtacaaggtccacatttctcaagtgaGTCCGTTGGGGATGATTCggattcgtaattttgagtttaccttccgtgctcttggcatagagcctaccgtcggagatttccgacggttttatcagatGACAGTGTCCATGGGTTTCTTTTCGTTTCGTCAACGAGATGGTAGCCCAAAGCTGATGACTCCCCCtaaggggatgacgatgtggaagaaAAAGTTCTTCTATATCAAGTCTGCTGCCCTTGCTGTGgatatgacgtttcggaatgtgaccgagacgatcataggAGAGACCATTGCGATGCCCAGTTTGAAATCAGTGCAGTGGTTCCCGCAGCTGCAGACTATTGAGTCTGTGAAGTTGACCAATACGCAACTATGGCTGTTGCGTATGATGTTGAGGAGGGGCAAGAACTCGAAACCCGTGGTGCGGGAAAAGAGCGGTGGTATGTACTTTTTGTTTCTTTACGTTCTTTATCCTTACGTGTGTTACTGACTTTTGTGTCTACTATCAGAAGATGCTCccgcatggaggatgtttgctCCGGATTTCGAGGGTACGGTTGCGACCGTAGTTTGTGCGGATGGTGAACAGGATCACAACACTATCATCCgtagtaacttccgggtgcctactgcggctgcactggcagttgagttgccAGTAGGCAAAGGTATACTATCGAAGCTTTGCCACTTGTGTTGATCATGTTGTGTTATTGACGTATTGattccatgcaggtgatcttggggccttgggggaccctgaagcgaaaggtgtgccaaagaggcaaactgtgaagggcgtgcgctttcgccaaaagaagataaaggaggtcactactgtgcctcatctggtgccgcaggcagcaggtatctctcattcctcttttcgtcgacacaaggattatgtgatagtatctgatacccttgagggtttgagtgcagccgcggagtcacgttctggtgctgcgaagaagcaggcaGAAGAGGCGGCTGCGGGAGGGACAGCTGCGGGTCCCCCTGTGATTGGTGAGAAGAGGaggccagagcagaaagctgctggtggtgttgaAACCAAACGTCGGAGACTAGTAACCAAAAGGTCTGCTCCGGCGCAGAAAAAACCTGCGGTTGTCGTTGGTAAGTGTAGGCTATCTAGTCGTAACTGTTGTGTAACTAGTTCTGATAGCTATTTGACTTTTTTGCAGAGCgtcaagatgaagatttttctatcttcgatgCTCCGGAGTCCCCTCCGCGTGCCATGGGTGCGGGTGGAACGGAGGTGCCGTCGACACCTCCCGTCAAGGTGGTACCTGAGTCAACCGTGCAgaaggagggtaccgcagagaatgcTGCGGCCCAGATATTTGATACTGTCGACTCGTCCAACAacctgatctctcccaatgagggagacGATTTGAGTTTGCGGTTCACTGCTACTGGGAAGCAACATTCTGATGCTGAACCGCAAAAAACTGGCGCTGAagcgcggcagcatgatgctgggCCGCAGAAGTCTGCGGTTGATAAGGGTACCAGCTCGTCGGCCGGTGGTGCGGggtatgatgggcctccaattcagcctggggagtctgaattggagtattactaccgcacctacTCCCAGGATCGCAGTATGGTGTAccatcgacccccctggactgtattgcagggggatgatattgctAACGATCCTGCGGCCTGCAGGGAGATCTTGGGCGGTCTGGGGACCCCCTTTGAAGTTGAGCGGGCTCGTGCCGCACCGCGggagctgcgtataaaccagctctcgaccatgttggtagggacttccattgtggcgaatgccatgtTGGAAGACTATAAAGTTCTGAGCCGCCGTGAAGAAGAGGCTGTCCGCCTGCGGGCGGAGGCGGAAAAGCTGGTCCAAGCTGCTCGTGTGGGTGCAGAGCAGCTGGAAAAAGataaagctgcttttgagaagcagaaacagaccgctgagtgggctgccactgcccaactgaaacaggtgcgtacccttgctaaactccTTGCTGATGAGCGTAAGCGTTGGGAGGAAATTTCATCCaacgagcgcaagaagtggaacgaatcttgggctaagcagaacaaTCTTCTGTTTCATACTCGGCAGGAGCTAGCAAACGCCAAGGCGGCAAATGTTGCCTTGGGCAATGAAAAAGCTGCGGCTGAGGCCGCATCGGCtaaagcgctgcaggcgaaggACGAGGTcctaaaggcgcttgaagaggccaaagaagccggggctcgtgcctcaaaggctcatgaagaggccgcagagaaggagagccgtgcttccaaggctcttgaagaggcgaatgcggagcgcattcgtttaggcAAAGTTGTTGAAAGCCTGCAGGTATGTTTCTTTAACGTTGTTGCTTTCGTCTTTATTGTTTTCAAAATATTCACcgagtgaactgtttgctgttcttgtaacaggctgaggttcaagcccgggaggtcgcggttacagatcttactgcccgcgtgtctgctgcggagaagcgggctgacgctgctgctgaggccaaggatgccttggtgtcctcttttaaccaactggaagctgaccgtgagtggttgcggactcacggcatcgcgcgtgtaagtatcctttgcctttacatttgcttggattagcactcaagacttatgatctttttactgcagattgttgaggctataATGAATGCCCCTAAGACCTCATCTGGATTGGACCTGGTCAAGGAACGTGCGCGCGAGgctggcttcaaggctggttttaaccgctgcattgggcacaTCAATGTActatccgcaggcggttataccgatcaggcatccgggttccgtgatgtggataccgagggtcgtctgaaagcggccgtagcctccttttatgatacgccccttgcctgtgtaggggagctggacgagtgtttggaggttgcggactatgtcgaccgcttgcggatgctttatccggatgtggaagaggaagaacccgctggtggtgtCGGAGGAGACACggggaccagcggtacaaaatagggtttaggttggctagtgtgcctccttttttgtattcctcttgtatagaataggaactttatgtaaattccgtaagcatcatgtggatacttgaattttttgaatataaagtttctttgttcagtttatacaagtgtttttaattcttgcatgtctgaacgtgtgtatgcgtaatctttacccatttatgaacggggtcaagtatactccatacttttgttgtatgggtatgcatcaattctgttatttaccgtgtgagggttttTAGAATTGCGTaaactttgtaaaagcttatattaccggaactctacccatttgtgaatgcggtcgagtgtactccatacctttgtcgtatgagtccgcgtcaattccattgtttgcctttttgggctcaggaattgtgtttaagtgtttaacaaaaacttgtgtatccggccggataaaacatgcaagtctgtttgccttttgctggcctattacaatatttgtgtgtggttaccactttgtatgggtatcacgaatgaagattttgccaatctgtttttgggataccgcaaagtggaacacgcatttgtaatagtaataacaaacaataatgtagaaaattgcttatttatttatttgcaaatggcctgcggcccaataggttacatagagagtgtaagaacatagcttacatatagcagcgtctaagctgttgtgcgttccatgttctggcgataggttcgccctctagtgtttgtaacctgtatgcgcccttccctaagacctcgctgatgaggtagggtccttcccacttgggggcaagttttcctgggcgctcggcgttagatgcctcgttgtcacgtaggacgtagtcccctggattgaaagtacaaacgcggactcgcgcgttgtaatacttttccagtttggatttgtatttggcctcgttgatggcggcgttctcgcgcctttcttctaggaggtccaaatcgatcctacgttccctgttgttgtctagcttttcgatagccaacattctaggagatgggaggcccatttccgcgggtatcaccgcttcagacccgtagacgaggctgaaaggtgtttccccattgcttgtttttgggctagtgcggtgagcccataagatgcttgggagttcatcgacccagccacgcctggctgttcccaatcgtGCTTTGATTCCTTCGACTAGGCCTTTAtttatactctcgacttggccgttccccagtgggtgtgcgactgacgagaatatgtgtttgatgttcagctcttctagccatttttggaattcgtcggcagcgaagttggtgccgttgtcggtaacaatgtacattggtaaaccgaaacggcagatgatgtgctcccaaatgaactttcttgttgtCATAGCAGTGGTGGAAGCGAGTGatttcgcctctacccattttgtgaagtaatcaaccgccactatgataaatttaactgcacctggtgcgtccgggaatggtcccactacgtcgattgcccatttttgaaaaggccatgcagtagtgacggggaccagattgttctttggtcgcaaagtttttggagcatggcgctggcagtccatgcatttgcgtaattctttgacggcgtccaggtgcatgccgggccagtaatacccggcattcatgatttttgccacgaccgtgcgtggtccagcatgtatgccacatataccctcatgtatctctcggatgaggtatgtggcatcttgtggattaacgcatcggaggagcggtccgaggtatgactttcggtataagataccgtctcccatttgatagtggcacgctttgtattgcaacttacgtgcctctgttttgctctcgggagtcacacctgactgaaggtatgcgataattggtgtcatccatgacgTTGTTCCGTATTGGATGACGCTGACCTGGCGGAGAggaaccgaaggattttgcaaaatctcgatacgtacctcctttgccaggtgttggaagctggtggatgcaagctttgatagtgcatccgcggatttgttttcgcttcgattaatgtgtcgaatattgaatgaagcgaatttggattttagctgcagggcttgctcgaggtagaggatcatgatatcccctttggcggcatagtcgccgcgtacctggcccgcaactaacaaagaatcgacgtgcgcttccagatgttgcacgccgattttgactgctaaacgtagcccggctaatagtgcttcatattctgcctcgttgttcgtgcttttaaaatcgaggcggatggcatatgtaagctcttggccgtcagggctgacgagtcgcagacctgcgcccgcgccttcctcgttggatgcaccatcggtaaatagtgcccatactTCTGAGGAGGGTGGTGGGGGCGTAGGATTTTGggattcttcgcattcttggatgcgatccgctggtacttcagcggcgaaatcagctaagatttggcctttgatGGCAGGGCGCGGTTTGTAATGTATCGTATGTGCGCCCAgttcaattgcccattttgctaatctcccagagatgtcgggtttggacaggatcgggccgatcctgtaattggttagcactgtgatgatgtggtttacgaagtagcgtcgtaaccgtcttgaagcatgtaccagtgctagtaccaatttttccattattgagtatctcgtctccgggtcgttgagcattttgctgatataatagatgggtgtttgaacccccgctcgttccactattaataccgcgcccactgcgttgtctgcagcggataggtataagatgagtggctcatctttgcatggtgcggttagtgttgggagttgtatcaaacactccttcatttcccggaaggccttttcagcctctgtggtccactggaattgttctttctttgaacagcttcgcagggtcttgatgaaagggtatgacttggctgcgtggttagccaaaaacctgttgagtgccgctagccttCCGGCCAGGCGctgcatatctttcatcgatgcaggcgatggcatgcgctcgatcgcctgcactttttccgggtttaccttgaatccatctttggtgacgatgaacccaaggaatttgccttcttccattccaaacgagcatttccctggattgagcttcatgttgacgcttcgcagagtttggaatgttctttctatatcggtgagcatggtatcttcctccatgctcatgacgaccaggtcgtccatatagatttcgacacttttgcttatttgaccgcggaaagtgtcgttcatcagtttttggtaggttgagcccgcgttgcgcaacccaaacggcatttttgtatagcagtaatttccggttggggtccggaatgccgttttgtcttcatcctcaagtgccatttgtacctggtggtaccctttgtagcaatcgaggaaacacttccaccgaAATGGcgcgaggttatcgaccttttcgtcgatttctggaagcgcgtaacaatccttggggcaggccttgttaaggtccttgtaatcgacgcacatgcgccagcccccggatggtttttctaccatgacagggttggataaccaagtctggtacttgacttcccgcagtatacctgcggagagcagttcttcgatctgctcttgcatcgcctgatttttagctgacccaaggtggcgttggccttggatcactggcttgatacctggtttggtattcaaatagtgctgcgctatttcgcgtgggacccctgtcatgtctgcgggagtccacgcgaagatgtcttggttcctgaagaggagctccttcaggtgcgctctggtggtcgaggacaaggcgtgacccaatgtgaccttctgTTCCGGATGCTTTGGGTTGAGAACCTATTTTTCCGGTTGGCCgacgggggtgggccttgcgacctttgtcggacgtgcttcgtccgtcatcatgacgtccttgcgggcgtagatgattgcaacccccgatgcggttgggaaaccaaccgcggagtgggggacggatgtgatcatattgaaatctccttgggattctctccgaAGGAGGACGTCATAATTGGAGGTgtggggtaaaaccatgaagtttacctcctccgtccgcgtgtgtttaccattggtaagacgcacgggaaatgtaatttgacctaggggaaagactgtttcccctgcgaatccggccagcgggtaatctacggcttgcaaccgatctttgtcctcttggtcaaattgattgaagcattgctcgtagattatatcggatttactgcccgggtcgatgaacagacgctcggtgcagtaatgggcCAGCCGGCCTGAAATGACGACAGCGCGTCTAtcacgcggtccgcctcggacttttgggaagacgacttgctcgtctttccaatcattgtccggtcttcgtgccgctttgcgcggcctacccttgcctccgtagatcatgtgggtggaagccacgtacatggctttctttccggaggaggtaccttcgttgtgaggggtgatatgcttggtgggcttttgtccacctggcaaaaggtgttgcagtttcccctctttcaacgcccgctcaatctccagccggagactgatgcagttgttggtggtgtggcccgagtccttgtggtactcacagtatagtgtgaggtcctgacttttcttggacttcattggttgggccggtcgcaagaattgtgggtctgcgaggaggacctctcttggcgactggttgatctcggtccatttgcggtcccgagattcttttcttggtgcccgagtgtctcgggcagggttgtagcattgtgggTCAAACGTGTTGGGTTGCGGGAAATACGGTTTAGTAATATCGCGATTGCCTGCATCCCGGTTTCGTTTGTTGTTAcgtttggacccttggtgggatgtttcggcttagggttttgcctttttgacgtgcggttcgagcgaccgctgtgtctgggcatatgtcttgactgcggtcataacatcctcccattttttaggcaaaccctccttgccagagatggtcatgatcatctctctgtctttgacggcccgaataaaatggtttcgcgccatttggtccgccacgtcgcctatctctaggcattctttattgtaacggatgacgaatgcctcgagcgattcgtcatcccttcgccagatgttcatgacgtccaacgaatcgcgttcgtggcgtcgctgctggctaaaatgggcgaggaacttggcgcgcaagtcctcgaaagaatccagtgatcccactggcaaagaatcaaacCATGCCCTCGCCAGACCgatgagggtctgggggaaaaaattgcaccaggtgggttcgtcccacctgccattgacgcctgcgcctgtggagatgttcatgtggtcgtccgggtcggtcgagccactgtatttcccaatgttgactgggaattttgtcgtggtgatatcggcgttggcgatgtgcgggacgaattttgaattttcggccgcggcccttggcctgtatggttcgtgcacagggcgctttgccgccctgaggtatgtagtgcgggggtgactgggaggaacatagttgcgtccccccggtctgctgttggtgtcgtgagactccccacggtaggtttgatcgtcagggtcggtatgaccgtacccttccgtGTAAGGTTGCGGGCCCAGTCGGCTCTGGATGCCTGGGCCGCGCCTGGAGGCTGACCGCCTCCTATCTTCGCCATAGGGGcccaggcgggtatgcactggcccTCTGGAGCGGGACTCATATGAGGAAGTATCCTCGTTGAGTGTATtgaccgaacagtaagatgatcctcggtcgtcatgtcggcttctggaagccggacgtgagtgtaacctgccatcgtattggagtatacggttggcaggtgtgtgttgtattggagtaggcccagcttgtacgtttgcttccgtacaagcgcggttgtaagcCGCTACCAGCAGGTCAGTCTGCTGTTGGTACCAGGAGTGTAAGTCTACGCCTGGTGGGAGCACAGTTGGGGCCTGTGATAAATCGTGTCCGAACGCAAAGGATGGGATCCTTTgggtggacgtgccaatgtgtccgggttggggggTCGAAGGGTGGACCCCTGTTGGGACCGGGGGATTTGGATTATCCGCATTGGTGTTTTGgttatcagtcatgatcttgagagggagagggatggattaaaaagtgctaagagtagcggtgggcgccaatgatgaaacaatggttaaccgggcagggttaacacactggtctcgtcaagaagggttaatcccttcctctcggagatcgctggctgggtcaccggtggatgatctcctgcacaaggaaacaagccgtgactcgtaacaaggaggatggggtggggggtgctccttgttaccactctccggcgtgagaatcagtagtttgcttgggaagcaaagcaagatagtagtagtgagagagttgtgaagagatgcctcaaacctggtttggggtcggtatttatagccgaggagtgaaggaggagattgatggatgggctgacgacgagctgcaccgttgcaggtgtgtcagtctcgccggccgtgggggttacgccacgtcagcccattgctttaatagctctgacaggggactgtcgccggcgccacttgcctcgtggtgtcagccacttgcctggcgtgtcagtccacttgttggatatgcagggtgcggtgcgagccgcatcgctgcatgcggtaacg of Helianthus annuus cultivar XRQ/B chromosome 1, HanXRQr2.0-SUNRISE, whole genome shotgun sequence contains these proteins:
- the LOC118491074 gene encoding uncharacterized protein LOC118491074 — translated: MGAGGTEVPSTPPVKVVPESTVQKEGTAENAAAQIFDTVDSSNNLISPNEGDDLSLRFTATGKQHSDAEPQKTGAEARQHDAGPQKSAVDKGTSSSAGGAGGMILLTILRPAGRSWAVWGPPLKLSGLVPHRGSCV